Sequence from the Corallococcus soli genome:
CACCGTGCGGCACTGCCCCATGGCCGCATTCAGCCGCTGCATCACCAGCTCATGGTATTCGCGTGGATGCGGACCGCGATGCCCTGGAACCTCGACGATGTTCTGGGGGTCCTTCAAATCCATCCCGGCCCTCTTGAAGAGGTCCCTGAACCGCTGC
This genomic interval carries:
- a CDS encoding AHH domain-containing protein codes for the protein QRFRDLFKRAGMDLKDPQNIVEVPGHRGPHPREYHELVMQRLNAAMGQCRTVVQCRKALTGALQELAEEASTQGTKINKLLAPREGR